From the Brassica napus cultivar Da-Ae chromosome A8, Da-Ae, whole genome shotgun sequence genome, one window contains:
- the LOC106418891 gene encoding aquaporin NIP3-1 isoform X1 translates to MAEISDTTPQTQTVTFDIEDGGSGGDSRSPGISRPLVSVSFVQKLIGEFVGTFSLIFAGCAAIVVNDTYGKAVTLPGIALVWGLTVMVMIYSIGHVSGAHFNPAVSIAFASSRKFPFKQVPGYIAAQLLGSTLAAEALRLVFHLDDNVCSLKGDIYVGTYPSSSNTATFVMEFITTFNLMFVISAVATDKRANGSFAGIAIGATVVLDILFCGPISGASMNPARSLGPALIWGCYKDLWLYIVSPVIGALTGAWTYDMLRSTKKSYGEIIRPNCNKISSRDRQEASQDEICVLQVVNQANRKEFICSSPTDINDKRNVTCKLP, encoded by the exons ATGGCTGAGATCTCTGATACTACTCCACAAACACAAACTGTCACCTTCGATATCGAAGACGGTGGATCAGGAGGTGATTCCCGATCACCGGGTATTTCCCGTCCCCTTGTATCCGTATCTTTCGTTCAAAAG TTGATTGGCGAGTTCGTGGGGACATTTTCTCTCATATTTGCTGGCTGCGCGGCTATCGTGGTAAATGATACGTACGGTAAAGCGGTGACACTTCCTGGTATAGCTTTGGTATGGGGATTAACCGTAATGGTTATGATCTACTCAATTGGTCATGTCTCTGGTGCACATTTCAACCCTGCTGTTTCCATTGCATTTGCCTCTTCTAGAAAGTTCCCGTTTAAACAG GTTCCGGGCTATATAGCCGCACAACTTCTCGGCTCAACTTTAGCTGCTGAGGCTCTACGACTTGTGTTCCATCTGGACGACAACGTTTGTAGCCTCAAAGGCGATATTTATGTGGGAACATACCCGTCAAGTTCCAACACGGCGACGTTTGTAATGGAGTTCATCACTACTTTCAACTTGATGTTCGTTATCTCGGCTGTAGCTACTGATAAACGAGCCAATGGATCATTCGCAGGCATTGCTATTGGCGCAACAGTTGTACTCGACATCCTGTTCTGCGG GCCAATCTCCGGAGCATCAATGAACCCAGCAAGAAGCTTAGGGCCTGCACTTATATGGGGATGCTATAAGGATTTATGGTTGTACATTGTTTCACCGGTTATTGGAGCATTAACAGGTGCATGGACTTATGATATGTTACGGTCTACAAAAAAATCGTATGGTGAGATAATACGTCCAAATTGCAATAAAATTTCTTCGAGAGATCGCCAAGAAGCATCTCAAGACGAGATTTGTGTTCTTCAAGTGGTCAACCAGGCTAACCGGAAAGAATTCATATGTTCATCGCCCACTGATATCAACGACAAAAGAAATGTCACATGCAAGTTGCCATAA
- the LOC106418891 gene encoding aquaporin NIP3-1 isoform X2 has translation MAEISDTTPQTQTVTFDIEDGGSGGDSRSPGISRPLVSVSFVQKLIGEFVGTFSLIFAGCAAIVVNDTYGKAVTLPGIALVWGLTVMVMIYSIGHVSGAHFNPAVSIAFASSRKFPFKQANLRSINEPSKKLRACTYMGML, from the exons ATGGCTGAGATCTCTGATACTACTCCACAAACACAAACTGTCACCTTCGATATCGAAGACGGTGGATCAGGAGGTGATTCCCGATCACCGGGTATTTCCCGTCCCCTTGTATCCGTATCTTTCGTTCAAAAG TTGATTGGCGAGTTCGTGGGGACATTTTCTCTCATATTTGCTGGCTGCGCGGCTATCGTGGTAAATGATACGTACGGTAAAGCGGTGACACTTCCTGGTATAGCTTTGGTATGGGGATTAACCGTAATGGTTATGATCTACTCAATTGGTCATGTCTCTGGTGCACATTTCAACCCTGCTGTTTCCATTGCATTTGCCTCTTCTAGAAAGTTCCCGTTTAAACAG GCCAATCTCCGGAGCATCAATGAACCCAGCAAGAAGCTTAGGGCCTGCACTTATATGGGGATGCTATAA
- the LOC106418765 gene encoding protein BREVIS RADIX — translation MFTCIACTKADGGEELGARGGTTPNTKESVKSLTTQIKDMAMKFSGAYKQCKPCTGSPRSPMKKGHRPFSDFDNASEGVPYPYMGGSAGSTPAWDFINSSHHPAGAKFTSIYGNDRESVSAQSCDVVLDDEGPKEWMAQVEPGVHITFASLPSGGNDLKRIRFSRETFDKWQAQRWWGENYEKIVELYNVQRFNRQALQTPAKSDDQSEKDSTYSKIESARESKDWTPRHNFRPPGVNVPHHFYGRSSNYDHHGGPTMDAAQTTTSSRDEPPSVSNASEMQAEWIEEDETGVYITIRQLADGTRELRRVRFSRERFGEVHAKTWWEQNRERIQTQYL, via the exons ATGTTTACTTGCATAGCTTGTACGAAAGCAGACGGTGGTGAAGAACTCGGAGCGCGTGGAGGCACCACTCCCAATACTAAAGAATCCGTCAAAAGCCTAACCACACAG ATTAAAGATATGGCTATGAAATTCTCTGGTGCTTATAAACAATGCAAGCCATGCACTGGTTCCCCTCGCAGCCCCATGAAGAAAGGACATAGACCGTTCTCGGATTTTGACAATGCTTCTGAAGGTGTTCCCTACCCTTACATGGGTGGAAGTGCCGGTTCAACACCTGCTTGGGACTTCATAAACTCCTCTCACCATCCAGCAGGGGCAAAGTTCACTTCAATCTATGGAAACGACCGGGAATCTGTCTCTGCTCAGTCTTGTGATGTGGTACTAGATGATGAAGGGCCTAAAGAGTGGATGGCTCAAGTAGAACCAGGCGTGCATATCACATTTGCTTCTCTCCCCAGTGGAGGCAATGATCTTAAACGGATCCGCTTTAG CCGGGAGACATTCGACAAGTGGCAGGCTCAACGGTGGTGGGGTGAAAACTATGAAAAAATCGTTGAGCTTTACAACGTACAGAGATTTAATCGCCAAGCTCTTCAAACCCCGGCAAAATCCGATGACCAg tcagAGAAAGATTCAACTTACTCCAAGATAGAATCAGCGAGAGAGAGCAAAGACTGGACTCCAAGACACAACTTCAGACCTCCAGGAGTTAATGTCCCTCATCACTTCTATGGTCGCTCTAGCAACTATGATCATCATGGAGGACCTACAATGGATGCAGCACAAACAACCACCTCTTCAAGAGATGAACCACCGTCAGTGAGCAACGCTAGTGAAATGCAGGCCGAGTGGATCGAAGAGGATGAGACTGGCGTTTACATTACCATCAGACAACTAGCAGACGGGACTAGAGAGCTACGTCGGGTCAGATTCAG CCGGGAACGGTTTGGGGAAGTGCATGCAAAGACGTGGTGGGAGCAGAACAGGGAGAGAATACAAACTCAATACCTCTAG